In a single window of the Thermodesulfobacteriota bacterium genome:
- a CDS encoding anthranilate synthase component I family protein, whose product MLLNRFPEEETFLALAKNANVVPICAEILADTETPVSLLKKFYKTSGPVFLFESAEGGERWGRYSFLGTSARVRVRVFRQRVEVEEHGRTDVLPHDGRPLPVLRSVMARYRPAAVPELPRFWGGLVGYFTYETVSFFEAIANRWPEDKPLADFMIPEELIIFDNIRHTLVALVIAFTEDAAGDHASARLRAVYSRAVARLEAMLAIIEGPMPEGTETSRPAAPCAIAPEYNDEAYREKVRVTKEHIRQGDIIQAVISQPFSCSPAPDLWTLYRAQRYINPSPYLYFLHLGDMALIGSSPETMVRLENRTAILRPIAGTRPRGKTEQEDRAMADELLKDEKERAEHLMLVDLGRNDLGRVAETGTVQVTDLMVVERYSHVMHLVSNICCGLKEEYDAWDLLAATFPAGTLSGAPKIRAMEIISELEEDPRGPYGGAVGYVSFSGNMDLAITIRTAAVEHGRLTVRAGAGIVADSDPEKERVETVNKAMAIQKALQLAGIGGNSRGK is encoded by the coding sequence ATGCTGCTTAACCGTTTTCCGGAAGAAGAAACCTTCCTGGCCCTGGCGAAGAACGCCAACGTGGTGCCGATCTGCGCTGAAATTCTGGCCGATACCGAAACCCCGGTGTCCCTGCTGAAAAAATTCTACAAAACCAGCGGACCGGTTTTTCTTTTTGAAAGCGCCGAGGGCGGTGAGCGCTGGGGCCGGTACAGTTTTCTGGGCACGTCGGCCCGGGTCCGGGTCCGGGTTTTCCGGCAGCGGGTGGAGGTGGAGGAACACGGCCGGACGGATGTTCTGCCCCATGACGGGCGACCCCTGCCGGTGCTGCGGTCGGTCATGGCCCGGTACAGGCCCGCGGCCGTGCCGGAGCTGCCGCGTTTCTGGGGCGGGCTGGTGGGGTATTTCACCTATGAAACCGTTTCGTTTTTCGAGGCCATTGCCAACCGCTGGCCGGAGGACAAGCCCCTGGCTGATTTTATGATCCCCGAGGAACTGATCATCTTCGACAATATCCGGCATACCCTGGTGGCCCTGGTCATCGCCTTTACGGAGGACGCGGCCGGGGACCACGCCTCGGCGCGGCTGCGGGCGGTTTACAGCCGGGCCGTGGCGCGGTTGGAGGCCATGCTGGCCATCATCGAGGGCCCCATGCCGGAAGGAACTGAAACCAGTCGCCCGGCCGCGCCGTGCGCCATCGCCCCTGAATACAATGACGAGGCCTACCGGGAAAAAGTCCGCGTCACCAAGGAACACATCCGCCAGGGTGACATCATTCAGGCGGTCATCTCCCAGCCCTTTTCCTGCTCACCGGCGCCGGACCTGTGGACCCTCTATCGGGCCCAGCGCTATATCAATCCCTCGCCCTATCTATACTTTCTCCATCTGGGCGATATGGCCCTGATCGGCTCCTCGCCGGAAACCATGGTGCGCCTGGAAAACCGCACGGCCATTCTGCGGCCCATCGCCGGCACCCGGCCCCGGGGCAAAACCGAACAGGAGGATCGGGCCATGGCCGACGAACTGCTCAAGGATGAAAAGGAGCGGGCCGAACACCTGATGCTGGTGGATCTGGGCCGCAACGATCTCGGGCGGGTGGCGGAAACCGGCACGGTCCAGGTGACCGACCTGATGGTGGTGGAACGTTACTCCCACGTCATGCACCTGGTCTCCAACATCTGCTGCGGCCTGAAAGAGGAATACGACGCCTGGGATCTGCTGGCGGCCACCTTTCCGGCCGGGACCCTTTCCGGCGCGCCCAAGATCCGGGCCATGGAAATCATCAGCGAACTGGAGGAAGATCCGCGGGGGCCCTACGGCGGAGCGGTCGGATACGTTTCCTTTTCCGGCAACATGGATCTGGCCATTACCATCCGCACGGCCGCGGTGGAACACGGCCGGCTGACGGTTCGGGCCGGGGCCGGCATCGTGGCCGACTCCGACCCGGAAAAGGAGCGGGTGGAAACGGTCAACAAGGCCATGGCCATTCAAAAGGCCCTGCAACTGGCCGGAATCGGCGGAAACAGCCGGGGAAAATAA
- a CDS encoding competence/damage-inducible protein A — MRAEILATGNEVLTGTIVDSNSAFIAAALEETGIEVRRHTCVGDDIELIAAAVREIAGRADVALITGGLGPTGDDLTAEAVARAAGVRLAFDETAGASVRRFFEERGMKMRETDPKQTLLPEGAVCIPNSVGSAPGFSLNVGRCRVYVMPGVPFEMEIMMTASVLPDIVSRQAGGNLHAAGRTLSVFGLPESEVGRLIAGIPERFPGARYGIRVSFPEMFVRISTRDQRKDAAEALVEKAARWTQETIGECVFSGQGLSLPAEVGRLLAEKKKTVAVAESCTGGLVGHLLTNNPGSSDYFLLSAVTYANTAKTAVIGVPQETIDRYGAVSEETARAMAAGVRRLTGADYGLAISGIAGPSGGSTDKPVGTVCIGLAAPEGEFGRTLKLSFQNRSMNKRIFAFAALEMLRRQLR; from the coding sequence ATGCGTGCTGAAATCCTGGCCACCGGCAACGAGGTGCTGACCGGAACCATCGTCGACAGCAACTCCGCCTTTATCGCGGCGGCCCTGGAAGAGACCGGCATCGAGGTCCGGCGCCACACCTGCGTGGGCGACGATATTGAGCTGATCGCCGCCGCCGTGCGGGAAATCGCCGGCCGGGCCGACGTGGCCCTGATCACCGGCGGGCTGGGGCCGACCGGCGACGACCTGACGGCCGAGGCCGTGGCCCGGGCCGCCGGCGTGAGACTGGCCTTTGACGAAACAGCCGGTGCCTCGGTGCGGCGGTTCTTTGAAGAACGCGGCATGAAAATGCGGGAAACCGATCCCAAGCAAACCCTGCTTCCCGAAGGAGCGGTCTGCATCCCCAACAGCGTCGGTTCAGCGCCCGGCTTTTCTCTGAATGTGGGCAGGTGCCGGGTGTATGTGATGCCGGGTGTGCCCTTTGAAATGGAAATCATGATGACCGCCTCCGTGCTGCCGGATATCGTTTCCCGCCAGGCCGGAGGGAACCTTCATGCAGCCGGCCGGACCCTGTCGGTGTTCGGTCTTCCGGAATCCGAGGTGGGGCGCCTGATCGCCGGCATCCCGGAGCGGTTTCCCGGCGCGCGCTACGGCATCCGTGTCTCTTTCCCGGAAATGTTCGTCAGGATCTCCACCCGCGACCAGCGCAAGGACGCCGCTGAAGCTTTGGTGGAAAAGGCCGCCCGCTGGACGCAGGAGACCATCGGCGAGTGCGTTTTTTCCGGGCAGGGGCTGTCCCTTCCGGCCGAGGTGGGCCGGCTGCTGGCGGAAAAGAAGAAAACCGTGGCCGTAGCGGAAAGCTGCACCGGCGGCCTGGTGGGCCACCTGCTGACCAACAATCCCGGCAGTTCCGATTATTTTCTGCTTTCCGCGGTCACCTATGCCAACACGGCCAAGACGGCCGTGATCGGGGTCCCGCAGGAAACCATCGACCGGTATGGCGCCGTCTCCGAAGAAACCGCCCGGGCCATGGCCGCCGGCGTCCGCCGCCTGACCGGCGCCGACTACGGGCTGGCCATAAGCGGCATTGCCGGTCCGTCCGGCGGATCCACCGACAAGCCCGTCGGCACCGTCTGCATCGGCCTGGCCGCGCCCGAAGGAGAATTCGGACGTACGCTGAAACTTTCCTTTCAGAACCGGTCCATGAACAAGCGGATTTTCGCCTTCGCCGCCCTGGAAATGCTGCGCAGGCAGCTCCGGTAG
- a CDS encoding amidohydrolase family protein — translation MTPSLNYISNAIVKAGSLINGMGSPVRISVFLHIENGRIAAISGIRPNVDLPLVDLGGCTILPGFIDCHVHLFMNAETSGETRANLFSADYDTLRPVIRRNVDRLAARGVAAVRDGGDPGAHAVRYKNEFLSGENTPLRVMAAGRAFYKPGRYGKIVGGPAVNGNRLLAAVGRSMETADHVKLINSGINSLKIFGEQTEPQFLVDELKAVVRLARKNRKKIMVHANGEVPVKEAVEAGVDSIEHGYFMGRDNLERMAEKGVFWVPTASPMQAFAQMGQEGGDVAARNLESQMEQIAFARRIGVQIALGTDAGSPGVYHGDSVIKELSLLLDAGYSVEQAVHCATSNGAELLGLTNLGCLAPGLPAFFIAVPGSVENIPKSLKQIQVFRPADGEG, via the coding sequence GTGACACCCAGTCTTAACTATATCAGCAACGCCATCGTCAAGGCCGGCTCCCTTATCAACGGCATGGGCAGCCCGGTGAGAATCAGTGTTTTTCTGCATATTGAAAACGGTCGCATCGCGGCCATATCCGGTATCCGGCCGAATGTTGACCTGCCGCTGGTGGATCTGGGCGGCTGCACGATTCTGCCCGGTTTTATCGACTGCCATGTGCATCTGTTCATGAACGCCGAAACTTCCGGAGAAACCCGCGCCAACCTTTTTTCGGCGGATTACGACACCCTCCGGCCGGTCATCCGCCGGAATGTCGATCGGCTGGCAGCGCGTGGCGTGGCGGCCGTCCGGGACGGGGGAGATCCCGGCGCCCATGCCGTCCGCTATAAAAACGAATTCCTCAGCGGCGAAAACACCCCCCTGCGCGTCATGGCCGCGGGCCGGGCCTTCTACAAGCCGGGCCGTTACGGAAAAATCGTCGGTGGTCCGGCCGTCAACGGCAACCGGCTGCTGGCCGCCGTCGGCCGCAGTATGGAAACCGCCGACCACGTCAAGCTGATCAACTCCGGCATCAACAGCCTGAAGATATTCGGCGAGCAGACCGAGCCGCAATTCCTCGTCGATGAACTCAAGGCCGTGGTCCGCCTGGCCAGGAAGAACAGGAAGAAGATCATGGTTCACGCCAACGGTGAGGTTCCGGTCAAAGAAGCCGTTGAGGCCGGGGTCGATTCCATCGAACACGGATATTTCATGGGCCGGGACAACCTGGAGCGCATGGCGGAAAAAGGCGTCTTCTGGGTGCCCACCGCCAGCCCCATGCAGGCTTTCGCCCAGATGGGCCAGGAAGGCGGCGACGTGGCTGCCCGGAACCTGGAAAGCCAGATGGAACAGATTGCGTTTGCCAGACGAATCGGGGTACAGATCGCCCTGGGAACCGACGCGGGCAGTCCCGGCGTCTACCATGGCGACAGCGTCATTAAGGAACTGAGCCTGCTGCTGGACGCGGGCTATTCCGTGGAACAAGCGGTTCATTGCGCGACTTCAAACGGGGCCGAGTTGCTGGGATTGACCAATCTCGGCTGCCTGGCGCCCGGTCTGCCGGCTTTTTTTATCGCCGTCCCGGGCTCTGTTGAAAACATCCCCAAAAGCTTAAAGCAGATTCAGGTGTTCCGGCCGGCCGACGGAGAAGGGTAG
- a CDS encoding HAMP domain-containing sensor histidine kinase codes for MNRTRWLVFSISVFVFSTIALGISLWLFIYWYIKVRSGLQSLMIRFNISQTDVASVHTWVVITVLSILVGLILIGLFLIFYYNLKAFQLFRMQKNFIDNFTHELKTPVTSLRLFLETFLRHDLKREEQVKYLNAMIEDVNRLSSTIGSILNLAEIQGKTYAGHFEVRDIVSFTSRFIEKNRHVFKNAVIRMDNRTSDPCCFCRINDNLFEMLLMNLLTNAVKYNTSRTPRVDILFEQQNNKYIVRFIDNGIGIPRSERKKIFKKFYQAGDAQTRSAKGNGLGLYLVAGIVKVHRGTIQVEAAPGDSGTDFTVTLPAAETPAAGEEEGRT; via the coding sequence ATGAACCGCACCCGCTGGCTTGTTTTTTCCATCAGCGTTTTTGTGTTTTCCACCATCGCCCTGGGCATCTCCCTGTGGCTGTTTATTTACTGGTACATCAAGGTCAGGAGCGGGCTCCAGTCTTTGATGATCCGGTTTAACATCAGCCAGACGGACGTGGCCTCGGTTCACACCTGGGTGGTCATCACCGTGCTCTCCATCCTGGTGGGGCTGATTCTGATCGGGCTCTTCCTCATCTTTTATTATAACCTGAAAGCCTTTCAGCTCTTCCGCATGCAGAAGAACTTCATCGACAACTTCACCCATGAACTGAAAACGCCGGTCACCTCCCTGCGGCTTTTTCTGGAAACCTTTCTGCGGCACGATCTCAAAAGAGAGGAGCAGGTCAAGTACCTGAATGCCATGATCGAGGACGTCAACCGCCTCTCCTCGACCATCGGCAGCATCCTTAACCTGGCCGAGATCCAGGGAAAAACCTACGCCGGCCACTTTGAGGTCCGGGACATTGTCTCCTTTACCTCCCGGTTTATCGAAAAAAACCGGCATGTGTTTAAAAACGCCGTCATCCGCATGGACAACCGGACCAGCGATCCCTGCTGTTTCTGCCGCATCAACGACAACCTGTTTGAAATGCTGCTGATGAACCTGCTGACCAATGCCGTTAAATACAACACCTCCCGAACCCCCCGGGTCGATATTCTTTTTGAACAGCAGAACAACAAATATATTGTCCGCTTCATCGACAACGGCATCGGCATTCCCCGGTCCGAACGGAAAAAAATATTCAAAAAATTCTACCAGGCCGGCGATGCCCAGACGCGGTCGGCCAAGGGCAACGGCCTGGGCCTCTATCTGGTCGCCGGCATCGTCAAGGTTCACCGCGGAACCATTCAGGTAGAGGCCGCTCCCGGCGACAGCGGTACGGATTTTACGGTGACCCTGCCGGCTGCCGAAACGCCGGCGGCAGGAGAAGAGGAGGGCCGGACATGA
- a CDS encoding response regulator transcription factor, translating into MNHSSARRILIIEDESHIAEALKLNLSMKDYEVIWAPDGMSGLDLWKKENPDLIVLDIMLPGIDGFSVLQRIRLEDEKLPVLILSAKTEPADKVKGLSCGVDDYLTKPFDLEEFLLRVERLLTRSAWSKQQMPAASVPSVYSFGGNTINFDTLQADCRMGLITLTEQEATLLKLFIANQGKNLSRKQLLEIGWGYTGGTTTRTIDNFIVRLRKYFEKNPKKPRHFQSVRAVGYLFDPDPGK; encoded by the coding sequence ATGAACCACTCAAGCGCCAGACGGATTCTGATCATCGAGGATGAAAGCCATATCGCCGAGGCATTGAAACTGAACCTGTCCATGAAGGACTATGAGGTGATCTGGGCGCCGGACGGTATGTCCGGCCTGGATCTATGGAAAAAGGAAAATCCGGACCTGATCGTGCTGGATATCATGCTGCCGGGCATCGACGGTTTTTCGGTTCTCCAGCGCATCCGCCTGGAGGACGAAAAGCTGCCGGTTCTGATCCTGTCGGCCAAAACGGAACCGGCCGACAAGGTAAAAGGCCTGTCCTGCGGGGTGGACGACTACCTGACCAAACCCTTTGACCTGGAGGAATTCCTGCTGCGGGTGGAGCGCCTGCTGACCCGGTCCGCCTGGAGCAAGCAGCAGATGCCCGCGGCTTCGGTTCCATCCGTTTATTCCTTCGGCGGCAACACCATCAATTTTGACACCCTCCAGGCCGACTGTCGCATGGGCCTGATCACCCTGACCGAGCAGGAGGCCACGCTCTTAAAGCTTTTCATCGCCAACCAGGGAAAGAATCTTTCGCGCAAGCAACTGCTGGAAATCGGCTGGGGATACACCGGCGGCACCACCACCCGGACCATCGACAACTTTATCGTGCGGCTGCGCAAGTATTTTGAGAAGAACCCGAAAAAACCCCGGCACTTTCAAAGCGTCCGGGCCGTGGGTTATCTGTTCGATCCTGATCCGGGAAAGTAA
- a CDS encoding phenylacetate--CoA ligase — MSKFWDQRNECLDREEIRQVQLERLQATLHRVYKNVRHYHQTFRGIDFMPDDLTGLDDLKKLPFTTRDILRENYPYDMFAVPLREVVRLHAPALTMDKPQVVGFTKNDLKNWGMLMARGLSAVGVNNEDVVQVALVPGKLIGPFGFQLGTEQIGASAIPMSVGRMASQARIMRDFRATAFVSTPSFALRLIDAMEKQNIRVMDLSLKHGLFGSEPWSESTRETLESALRITATDIYGLKEVFGPGLAWECPAKNGLHLFEDHFIPEIIDPQTLQPLPPGSEGELVITTLTKEAYPLIRFRTGDLTRLDFQPCACGRTHCRLARIFKRCDGTIVMRGGSIVPDQIGALLASEGGHMPAYQLLVENRHGQDQLTVLIQISDKTFFDEMGRQREYVEKLHQAVSEFLGWDVTIRMVERTAFDPAEKVRDLRRL; from the coding sequence ATGAGCAAATTCTGGGATCAACGGAACGAATGCCTGGACCGGGAGGAGATCCGGCAGGTTCAGCTGGAACGGCTTCAGGCCACCCTGCACCGGGTCTACAAGAACGTCCGCCATTATCATCAGACGTTTCGCGGCATCGATTTCATGCCGGACGATCTGACCGGCCTGGATGACCTGAAAAAGCTGCCCTTTACCACCCGCGATATCCTGCGGGAAAACTATCCTTACGATATGTTCGCCGTTCCCCTGCGGGAGGTTGTCCGGCTGCACGCGCCGGCCCTGACCATGGACAAGCCCCAGGTGGTGGGATTCACCAAAAACGATCTGAAAAACTGGGGCATGCTCATGGCCCGGGGCCTGTCCGCCGTCGGCGTCAACAACGAGGACGTGGTCCAGGTGGCCCTGGTCCCCGGCAAGCTGATCGGTCCCTTCGGTTTTCAACTGGGCACCGAGCAGATCGGGGCTTCGGCCATTCCCATGTCGGTGGGGCGCATGGCCAGCCAGGCCAGGATCATGCGGGATTTCCGGGCCACGGCTTTTGTCTCCACCCCTTCCTTTGCCCTGCGCCTGATCGACGCCATGGAAAAACAGAATATCCGCGTCATGGACCTGTCTTTAAAACACGGCCTGTTCGGTTCGGAACCCTGGTCCGAGTCGACCCGGGAGACCCTGGAGTCGGCCCTGCGGATAACGGCCACGGATATTTACGGCCTCAAGGAGGTCTTCGGTCCGGGTCTGGCCTGGGAATGCCCGGCCAAAAACGGTCTGCACCTGTTCGAGGACCATTTCATTCCGGAAATCATCGATCCGCAAACCCTCCAGCCCCTGCCCCCGGGCAGCGAAGGCGAACTGGTCATCACTACCCTGACCAAGGAGGCCTATCCCCTGATCCGGTTCCGCACCGGCGACCTGACCCGCCTTGATTTCCAACCCTGCGCCTGCGGCCGCACCCATTGCCGCCTTGCCCGGATATTCAAGCGCTGTGACGGCACCATCGTCATGCGGGGCGGCAGCATCGTGCCCGACCAGATCGGCGCGCTGCTGGCTTCCGAAGGCGGCCATATGCCGGCCTATCAGCTGCTGGTGGAAAACCGGCACGGTCAGGACCAGTTGACGGTGCTGATTCAGATCAGCGACAAGACTTTTTTTGACGAGATGGGCAGGCAGCGGGAGTATGTTGAAAAGCTGCATCAGGCGGTCAGCGAGTTTCTGGGCTGGGACGTAACCATCCGCATGGTGGAGCGGACGGCCTTTGACCCGGCGGAAAAGGTCAGGGATCTGCGGCGGCTATAG
- a CDS encoding ABC transporter ATP-binding protein, giving the protein MLRIQNINSYYGLAHVLKNVSLHINKGETVTLIGANGAGKTTLLRSISGLQPIREGSISFEGRDITGLPVEKKVRLGIAQVPEGRQIFWPMTVFENLEMGGFLVYKMRGRKQLDATIDEMLDLFPILRQRKKQYAGSLSGGEQQMLAIAMALMIRPRLLLLDEPSMGLAPLIVREIFQIIDRLKKETDLTVLLVEQNARAALSVADRGYVMETGRIILEDSAQALLANQEVKRAYLGKDQREIWE; this is encoded by the coding sequence ATGCTTCGGATTCAGAATATCAACAGCTACTACGGCCTGGCCCACGTGCTCAAAAACGTGTCGCTTCATATCAACAAGGGCGAGACCGTCACGCTGATCGGCGCCAACGGCGCCGGCAAGACCACCCTGCTGCGGTCCATCAGCGGGCTGCAGCCTATCCGCGAGGGATCTATTTCCTTTGAAGGCCGCGATATCACCGGACTGCCGGTGGAAAAAAAGGTCCGCCTGGGGATCGCCCAGGTGCCCGAGGGCCGGCAGATCTTCTGGCCCATGACGGTGTTTGAAAACCTGGAGATGGGCGGTTTTCTGGTTTACAAAATGCGCGGCCGCAAGCAACTGGACGCGACCATAGACGAAATGCTCGACCTGTTTCCGATTTTACGGCAGCGGAAAAAACAGTACGCCGGGTCTTTAAGCGGCGGCGAGCAGCAGATGCTGGCCATTGCCATGGCGCTGATGATCCGGCCCCGGCTTCTGCTGCTGGACGAGCCGTCCATGGGCCTGGCGCCGCTGATCGTAAGAGAGATATTCCAGATCATCGACCGCCTGAAAAAGGAAACCGATCTGACCGTGCTGCTGGTGGAACAGAACGCCCGGGCCGCCCTGAGTGTGGCTGACCGCGGGTATGTAATGGAAACCGGGCGGATCATCCTGGAGGATTCGGCCCAGGCCCTGCTGGCCAACCAGGAGGTCAAGCGGGCGTATCTGGGGAAGGATCAGCGGGAAATATGGGAATGA
- a CDS encoding ABC transporter ATP-binding protein, which yields MSGLILEIRSLCKVFGGVVAVNELDLAVAQGSITAIIGPNGAGKTTVFNMITGFIRPTRGAIRFGDREIQSSPVYAIAEMGIARTFQNVQIFPNLSVLENVMVGRHLQSRSGFLASLLIPPFFRREEKEIREKAAHWLDFAGLGELARLSAASLPLGSQRILEIARGLAMEPRMILLDEPASGLNARETLAMGELIRKIRDMGITVVLVEHDMELVMDISEQINVINFGSLIARGTPREVQLNPEVIAAYLGE from the coding sequence GTGAGCGGGCTGATTCTGGAAATCCGGTCCCTGTGCAAGGTTTTTGGCGGGGTCGTGGCGGTCAACGAACTGGACCTGGCGGTGGCCCAGGGCAGCATCACCGCCATCATCGGACCCAACGGCGCCGGAAAAACCACGGTGTTCAACATGATCACCGGCTTTATCCGGCCGACCCGGGGCGCCATCCGCTTCGGCGACCGGGAGATCCAGTCCAGTCCGGTATACGCCATCGCCGAAATGGGGATCGCCCGCACGTTTCAGAACGTTCAGATCTTTCCCAACCTGAGCGTGCTGGAAAACGTCATGGTCGGCCGTCACCTGCAGTCCCGGTCCGGGTTCCTGGCCTCGCTGCTGATTCCGCCGTTTTTCCGGCGCGAGGAAAAAGAGATCCGGGAAAAGGCCGCCCACTGGCTGGATTTTGCCGGCCTGGGAGAGCTGGCGCGGCTGTCGGCGGCCAGCCTGCCCCTGGGCAGCCAGCGGATTCTGGAGATCGCCCGGGGACTGGCCATGGAGCCCCGCATGATTCTGCTCGATGAGCCGGCCTCGGGGTTGAACGCGCGCGAAACCCTGGCCATGGGCGAACTGATCCGGAAGATCCGGGATATGGGGATCACGGTGGTGCTGGTCGAGCACGATATGGAACTGGTCATGGACATTTCCGAGCAGATCAACGTGATCAATTTCGGCAGCCTGATCGCCCGGGGCACCCCCCGGGAAGTGCAACTCAACCCGGAAGTGATCGCCGCCTACCTGGGCGAATGA
- a CDS encoding branched-chain amino acid ABC transporter permease, whose product MGAKHYIGLVVLLLLILVTPQAVGNDYYLGMLVFAGINCLACIGLSLLMGYAGQISLGHAAFIGIGAYVSGYLTVKMGVGIWPAMAAGVGGCVLMALVIGIPALKLKGHYLAMATLGFGEILYIVAVAATGITGGPEGINNIPRLRLFGLALDSDTRFFYFTWALVFAGLFFALNLIHSRVGRGLMAVHGSEDAAGSLGVNTARYKIQVFVLSAIYAGIAGSLYAHYVNYIDPGPFGVMHSVLLVTMVAVGGMHYIWGAVGGAVFLSLLPELLSLLSEYFEDTGIQYQSDYDTLIYGAILLLVMLFLPEGIAGGLADLAEKTRKIMDSRGAGTEK is encoded by the coding sequence ATGGGTGCGAAACACTATATTGGACTGGTGGTGCTGCTGCTGCTGATCCTGGTCACGCCTCAGGCCGTGGGCAACGACTACTACCTGGGCATGCTGGTGTTCGCCGGCATCAACTGTCTGGCCTGCATCGGCCTGTCCCTGCTCATGGGCTACGCCGGGCAGATCTCCCTGGGCCACGCGGCCTTCATCGGCATCGGCGCCTATGTCTCCGGGTACCTGACCGTAAAAATGGGCGTGGGAATCTGGCCGGCCATGGCTGCCGGCGTGGGTGGCTGCGTTTTGATGGCCCTGGTCATCGGCATTCCCGCCTTGAAGCTCAAGGGCCACTATCTGGCCATGGCCACCCTCGGCTTTGGTGAAATCCTCTATATTGTGGCCGTGGCGGCCACCGGCATCACCGGCGGGCCGGAAGGAATCAACAACATCCCCCGGCTGCGGCTGTTCGGCCTGGCGCTGGATTCGGACACCCGGTTTTTTTATTTCACCTGGGCGCTGGTCTTTGCCGGCCTGTTTTTCGCCTTAAACCTCATCCACTCCCGGGTGGGGCGGGGGTTGATGGCGGTCCACGGCAGCGAGGACGCGGCCGGTTCCCTGGGGGTCAACACCGCCCGCTACAAGATCCAGGTATTCGTGTTAAGCGCCATCTACGCCGGCATCGCCGGAAGCCTTTACGCCCATTACGTCAACTACATCGATCCCGGGCCTTTCGGGGTCATGCATTCGGTGCTGCTGGTCACCATGGTGGCGGTGGGCGGCATGCATTACATCTGGGGCGCGGTCGGCGGCGCGGTGTTCCTGTCCCTGCTGCCGGAACTGCTTTCCCTTCTGTCCGAATATTTTGAAGATACCGGCATCCAATACCAGTCGGATTACGACACCCTGATTTACGGGGCCATCCTCCTGCTGGTCATGCTGTTTCTGCCGGAAGGGATCGCCGGCGGGCTGGCCGATCTGGCGGAAAAAACGAGAAAAATCATGGATTCACGGGGAGCCGGGACGGAAAAGTGA